In Mesorhizobium sp. J428, the genomic window GCAGGAGCAGGAAGGCTGGGTCACGCGTGCCGCGATCGAGCATGTCGCCGACAAGTTGGGCATGCCCTACATCCGCGTGCTCGAGGTTGCGACCTTCTATACCCAGTTCCAGTTGAAGCCGGTTGGCACTCGCGCCCACGTGCAGGTCTGTGGCACGACGCCCTGCATGCTGCGCGGCTCCGAGGAACTGATGGACGTCTGCCGTTCCAAGATCCATCACGAGCAGTTTCACACCAATGCCGACGGCACGCTGTCGTGGGAGGAGGTGGAGTGCCTCGGCGCCTGCGTGAACGCGCCGATGGTGATGATCTTCAAGGACACCTACGAGGACCTGACGCCGGAACGGCTGGCCGAGATCATCGATGCCTTCGAGGCCGGCAAGGGCGACACCGTCACGCCGGGCCCGCAGATCGACCGCTTCTATTCCGCGCCCCAGGGCGGTTTCACCACGCTGAAGGACGAGAAGGCTGTCCTGAAGTCGACTCGCGACCGCGAGGCGAAGGCGGCTGCGACAACCGCGCCTGGTGCTGAGACCGTCGCACCGTCGAATGCGGCCAAGCCGAAGACGGACGCGCCCGAAACCAACCCGGCAATCAAGTCGCCGTCCAAGGTGAAGGTGGCTCCGGCCGCCGAACAGACCAAG contains:
- a CDS encoding NADH-quinone oxidoreductase subunit E, producing the protein MSVRRLAEPALQPAAFAFSKAKAAEVKTWIAKYPEGREQSAVIPLLMLAQEQEGWVTRAAIEHVADKLGMPYIRVLEVATFYTQFQLKPVGTRAHVQVCGTTPCMLRGSEELMDVCRSKIHHEQFHTNADGTLSWEEVECLGACVNAPMVMIFKDTYEDLTPERLAEIIDAFEAGKGDTVTPGPQIDRFYSAPQGGFTTLKDEKAVLKSTRDREAKAAATTAPGAETVAPSNAAKPKTDAPETNPAIKSPSKVKVAPAAEQTKSVAPAVSATAANLAEPAVEKTVKQRNGKAAKAEPVSAYKAPEASVKSSAKPSLTDKNRPAGIEKPSTLDDLKLISGVGPRIEGILHSLGIYTFAQVASWKKAEREWVDGYLNFKGRIERDDWVKQAKALAKGGVAEYIRVFGKKPV